A stretch of the Capsicum annuum cultivar UCD-10X-F1 chromosome 8, UCD10Xv1.1, whole genome shotgun sequence genome encodes the following:
- the LOC124886448 gene encoding uncharacterized protein LOC124886448, whose amino-acid sequence MALQVQKGPPRSNFQPRAEFKRDNMVKDNFTPIGISYTSLFHRLKKMNVLNPIERRISNLSPKNLDYSRRCEYCSDAPGYDTEKCWYLKRAIQELINTQQIMVESIGTPNVNQNPLPDHNETNMLEVILCGKDATISFNSSIKIKTNLEKLANAVDLTKENPVEAKVVIVKPKSSNAPLVMGKEISENIGSSQIKPKHIIPGRSNKPLLIIKGAPVAPIVIKPVSQLPVVDTKAIPWNYDRVVVMHKRKEVTEDVDKVKVLTLSGRCYAPVELRKNKKGGEERMTFKKPITDEEVEEFLKKMKLPEYSVIEQLKKTPAQISLLSLLIHSEEHRKAIMEIFN is encoded by the coding sequence ATGGCCCTGCAAGTTCAAAAAGGCCCTCCGAGGTCTAATTTTCAGCCTAGAGCAGAATTTAAAAGGGATAACAtggtaaaagataatttcactcctattggaatatcttacaccagtTTATTTCATAGGCTGAAAAAAATGAATGTTCTAAACCCAATTGAGAGAAGGATCTCGAATCTTTCTCCGAAGAATttggactattctagaagatgtgaATACTGTTCTGATGCCCCAGGGTACGACACAGAGAAATGTTGGTATCTGAAAAGAGCCATTCAAGAGTTGATTAATACCCAACAGATTATGGTAGAAAGTATAGGTACTCCAAATGTCAATCAAAATCCGCTGCcagatcataatgaaacaaacatgctcGAAGTGATACTCTGTGGTAAAGATGCTACGATTTCCTTTAATTCGagcattaaaattaaaactaatttgGAAAAATTAGCAAATGCTGTAGATTTGACAAAAGAAAATCCTGTAGAAGCGAAGGTGGTGATAGTAAAACCCAAATCATCGAATGCTCCCTTGGTGATGGGGAAAGAGATTTCAGAAAATATTGGGTCAAGTCAAATAAAGCCGAAACACATTATTCCCGGAAGATCCAATAAGCCTCTCTTAATCATAAAAGGAGCTCCCGTAGCTCCTATTGTTATTAAACCAGTGTCACAGCTGCCTGTGGTTGATACCAAAGCAATCCCTTGGAATTATGATCGCGTTGTGGTGATGCACAAGAGGAAAGAAGTGACTGAAGATGTAGATAAAGTGAAGGTATTAACTCTATCTGGAAGATGTTATGCtccagtagagttaagaaagaataaaaaaggcgGTGAAGAACGAATGACGTTCAAGAAACCTATTACTGATGAAGAAGTTgaagaatttttaaagaaaatgaaattgccagaatattctgttatagaacagttgaagaagacaccagcacagatttctttgttgtctttattgaTACATTCAGAGGAACACCGCAAGGCTATAATGGAGATTTTTAATTAA